In Leptotrichia buccalis C-1013-b, the genomic window AAAAATGTTCATTGAAAAGGAAAATGATTTTATTGGAATTGAAGAAATTGAAAATGAACTGAATTTAGCAAATAACGGAAATAAATCGAAAAATAAAATCAGATTGAACAAACCGAAAAAACGTGAATTATTGTCATTTGACTATAAAGGCTTTCAAATTTTCGTTGGGAGAAATAATAAGGAAAATGAAGAAATTTCCTTTTCCAAAGGGCAGCCCAACGATATCTGGATGCACATAAAGGATATTCCAGGCAGCCACGTTCTTATTTTACGAAACAATCAGGAAGTGCCAGATGATGTTCTCCTGCACGCTGCAAATCTCGCCTGTGAATATTCTAAAGCCAAAGAAGGTGACAAAGTTACAGTTGATTACTGTGAAAGAAAATTTGTAAAAAAAATAAAAAATAGTAAACCAGGAAATGTAATTTACACAAACTTTCACACGCTGTTAATCGAAGTTCAATAACTTTTTTCTAAATAAAAAATATTGTTTGACTGGCTAATAGAAAAAATGTTTTCCACACTTATTGACAAATATCAAAAACTGTTGTAAAATTAAAGTAGAGATATAATTAAGGAGGATAAATAAATGGCAAGTAAAACAATTACTATGACAAATCCTACAGGATTACATACAAGACCAGGTGGAGTATTTGTTGCTAAAGCAAAAGAATTTGAAAGTAAAGTTGAAGTTGAAAACGAAGGGAAAAAAGTAAACGGAAAATCTTTACTAAAATTATTATCAATTGGAATCAAAAATGGTTCAGAAGTTACAGTTCACGCTGAAGGACCTGATGCTGACCAAGCAGTTGAAGTTTTAGGAGAATTATTAGCAACAATCAGAGACTAATAAATTGTGGTAATTAAGTGAAATAAAGGCGTTGTTTTTTATAGATTTGTTATAGAAAATATGTTTTATTGAACTAGAAAAAAGACTTTCTTATTTTTAAGATTGTCTTTTTTATTTTACAAAACAAAAAAAGCAGAAAAAGCTTCTAATTAATAAAAGTCCTTCTGCCCAAATTATTTTTCAATCAATATTTATTACTTTTCATTTCGTTTCTTTAATGCCGCTTTTATCCAGCCTGTAAATAATGGATGTGGACGGTTTGGACGGCTTTTGAATTCTGGATGGTATTGTGAAGCTATGAAGTACGGATGATCTTTTATTTCGATTACTTCCACATAATTTCCGTCTGGAGATAATCCTACAATATCCATTCCAGCTTTTTCAAATTCTTCTCTGTAAGCATTGTTAAATTCATATCTATGTCTGTGTCTTTCAGCAATTTCAGTTTTTCCATAAACTTTTGCCGCTAGACTATCATCTTTTAATATGCAAGGATATGCTCCTAAACGCATTGTTCCACCCATATCCTTTAATCCTTTTTGTTCTTCCATCAAACTGATAACTGGATAAAATGTATCTTTTTCAAATTCTGTTGAAGTAGCGTCTTTATGACCAAGAACATTTCTTGCAAACTCTACGCATGCCATTTGCATTCCAAGACAAATTCCAAAAAATGGAATATTATTTTCTCTCGCAAATTTAATCGCTTCAACTTTCCCATCCACTCCTCTGTCACCAAATCCTCCTGGCACTAAAATTCCATCATAATCAGCCAGTTTTTTCACATCAAATTCTCCAGCCTTAAAATAGTTAATCTCAACTTTTGTATCAAGATTAAATCCAGCGTGTTCAATTGACTCATGAATACTGATATAAGCGTCCTTTAACTCAATATATTTTCCGACAACTGCCACTTTTACAAGTTTTTTAGGATTTTTGAATTTTTCAACCATATTTGTCCATTCAGTTAATAACGGCTTTTCATTTTTTATTTTAAAATGTTTACAAATTACATCGGCAAGTCCTAATTTTTCCATAGTTAATGGAATTTCATAAAGACTTTCTGCATCAAGTGATTCAATAACCGCTTCTTCGTCAATATCACAGAAAAGTGATATTTTTTTCTTAATGCTTTGGTCAACGGGATGTTCACTTCTCACTACAATCACATCTGGCGATATTCCAAGCCCTTGGAGCATTTTTACGCTATGTTGCGTAGGTTTTGTCTTAAGCTCCCCAGCGGCTTTCAAATACGGTAATAACGTTACATGGATGTACGCAATATTTTTTCTTCCAACTTCCCTTTTCAACTGACGAATCGCTTCAATAAACGGATCACTTTCAATATCCCCAATTGTTCCGCCAATTTCAGTAATTACAATATCCGAATCATTTTCTTCAGCCGCTTTTATAACATTATACTTAATTTCATCTGTCATGTGAGGTACAGTTTGCACAGTTCCGCCTAAAAACTCTCCACGACGCTCTTTCGCAATGATTTTCGACATAATTTTCCCAGTTGTCAAATTATTATACTTTGTTAAATTTTCATTGATGAATCTTTCATAATGCCCCAAATCCAAGTCAGTTTCCGCTCCATCCTCAGTCACAAAAACTTCCCCATGCTGATAAGGACTCATAGTTCCTGGATCCACATTTATATATGGATCAAATTTCTGAATTGTAACCTTATATCCTCTTTCTTTCAATAATCTTCCTAGCGAAGAAGCAACAATTCCCTTTCCAAGTGACGAAACAACTCCGCCTGTAACAAATATATATTTTGTCGTATTAATCTGTTTATCCATTTTTCCTCCTATTTTTTATTCCTATTTATTCAATTTTAAATATTTTGGCAAATTTATAAAATATCACTTAATTTAGTAAGCTATTATTTTTTAAACTATTCTATTAAATCTCTTTTTTCAATTTTGATATATTATGATTAATAACTGTTTTTTCTCAATTTTATTTATGTTCAAGTTTATTTTAAGCAGGGAGATCAATCGCCATCTCCCTGCACCCACGCTTTACGCAAAACTTTCTTATAAAAGAAAAATAGAACTCACTTTTGAATATAGATTATTTCAATTTATATAACTTTATTTTATGTAAAGTCTATTCCAAAAGCTCAGACAGCTATTTTTCTTCTAACGAAATTTTGCTTAAAAAAAAGAAAAAATATTTATTAAAATATTTCATTTCACAAATTTTTAAAAATTTATTTTGTTGTTTTTCCCACAAAAAAAGAGGAAAAAAAAAATTTTCACCTCTTTTAAACAAATTTTATTTATGTAAAACTTAAAAGGAATATCCCAAGTTTCAAAATAAACTTGAGATAGTTCCAAATTTAATTTTCTTTTTTATTTGTTATTTTCTTGCAGCTCCAGCTTTGTAAGCTCCATTTGATCCGAATACGTTTCTGATTTTATCTTTGTAGTATTCTTTCATGTAGTCTTTTGCAGGTCCTACATATTTTCTTGGGTCAAATTCTCCAGGTTTTTTAGCGAATACTTCTCTAATTCCTGCTGTGAAAGCTAATCTTCCGTCAGTATCTACGTTAATTTTAGCTACTGCTGATTTAGCGGCTTTTCTTAATTCTGAATCAGGGATACCAATTGCGTCTGCAATTTGTCCACCATATTGGTTAATCATTTCAACAAATTGGTGTGGTACTGCTGATGAACCGTGTAATACGATTGGGAATCCAGGGATTCTTTTTTCAATTTCTGCTAGGATATCTAATCTTAATTTAGGATCGTCTCCTGGTTTGAATTTATGAGCTCCGTGAGAAGTTCCGATTGCGATTGCTAATGAATCAACTCCTGTTTTTGATACGAAGTCTTCAACTTCATCAGGTTGAGTGTAAACGTGTTCTGCTGCTACTACATCATCTTCAATTCCAGCTAAAACTCCTAATTCAGCTTCAACTGTTACATCGTGTTCGTGAGCGAAGTCAGCAACTTGTTTTGCTTCTGCAACATTTTCATCGTATGGGTGATGAGAACCATCATACATTACTGATGAGAATCCATATTCGATACAGTCTTTTGCTTCAGCATAATTTGGACCATGATCCAAGTGCAATGCTACTGGAATGTCTGATCCAGATGCTTCTACATAAGCTGTTGCAGCTTTTGCAAGCCAAGGTAACATTTCCTTACCAATATATTTTCTTGCACCTGTTGAAACTTGAAGAATTACTGGCGAACCTTCTTCAACACATGCTTCAATAATTCCTTGTAATTGTTCCATGTTGTTAAAGTTAAAGGCAGGTACCGCATAACCTTCTTTGTTTGCTTTAGCAAACATTTCTTTAGTGTTTACTAATCCTAAATCTTTGTAATGATATTTCATTTTACGCCTCCTAATATTTATTAATTAGATTAACTTCTTTAATTATATGTTACCAAATTTTTGTATAAAAATCAATAGAAAATCCAAAATAATAGATAAAAATAAAATATTTTTTTCATGCAGTAAAATAATCTATTATTTCAGCTTATTTTTATTTATCAAATCTTCTACTGTCAACCCTTTTCTAAGTACATTTTTATCTGTAAATCCTGGAATACCATCAATTCTTCCACGTCTTGACACTTGCCAGATTACCCATCTGTTATCTTCCGCTATTTTAGGAAAATATTTATAATCTGTAATCCAAATTTTGTTTTCAAGAAATTCACCTTTTATATATGCATTATAAGTGTTATAGTTTACATAGAAAATTACTCTTTTCTTGTAATGTCTTTCCAGTTTTTCAACCATATCTTTTAAATGTTTCATTACATCTGATTTTTTATATTTTTTTGTAGATATTTCCAAATCAATCATTGGTGGCAATGTTTTATCAGAATCAGGCACTTTACTTATGTAAAAATCAGCTTGTGCTTCTCCGCTACTCGTCATTGTAAAAAAATGATATGCTCCCACTACAAAGCCATTTAATCTGGCATTATTCCAGTTGTATAAAAAATCTGTATCAAGGAAATTCTGCCCTTCTGTCGCCTTCAAAATAATAAATTTGTACTTTTTATCCACACGAGTCCAGTTCACTTTTTCCTGATGATGGGAAATATCCAGTCCTTGAACCTTGTATCCGGCTAACTTCGCTAAAACATCATTATGATACAAATATCCGTTAAATTCCAAAAACCCTGCTATACCTCCAAAAATTACCATAATTATCAAAAATTTTATAAATTTTCCCATATTCTCTCCATTCAGTTATTTTTAATAACAAAATTGTTTTCAAAATCGCTCAAAATTTTAAATAGTTTATTTTTATTATTGAACTTAATTTTAGAGTGGTTTTTTAACAGTTTATGAAAAAATCGGATTAATTTGATAGTCGGTTATTTGGTTATAACGATTTTATTATTTTATAACTGTCATTCCACCCATATAAGGCACTAATACTTCTGGAACTTTTATAGTTCCGTCATCCTGCTGATAATTTTCCATAATTGCAAGCAATGTTCGTCCTACAGCAAGCCCAGATCCATTCAGAGTATGTACAAAATGGCTCTTTCCTGTTTCTTTTTCCCTGTATTTAATCATTGCACGTCTAGCTTGAAAGTCCTCTGTATTTGAGCAAGAAGAAATTTCTCTGTATTTTCCTTGACTTGGAACCCAAACTTCCAAATCATAAGTTTTTGCCGCACTAAATCCTAAATCTCCACTGCAAAGTGCGAGCACTCTATATGGCAATTCCAATTTTTGTAATATTTTTTCTGCACAGTTTACCATTTTTTCAAGTTCATCATAAGAAGTTTCGGGTTTTACAATTTTTACCATTTCCACTTTATTAAACTGGTGCTGTCTTATAAGCCCTTTTAAGTCACGTCCTCCAGAACCTGCTTCCTTTCTGAAGCAAGCTGTATATCCGCAGTAATATTTAGGCAATTCCTCTTCATCCAGAATTTCGCTGTTATGTAAATTTGTAAGTGTAACTTCTGCCGTTGGAATCAAATACATTTCATCGCCTTCAATTTTATAGGCATCATCAGCAAATTTTGGAAGTTGTCCTGTCCCCACCATCATTTCCCGTCTAACTAATTGTGGCGTAAAAATCTCCTCAAATCCATGTTCCCCAGTATGAACATCAATCATAAACGCAATCAACGCTCTTTCCAGTCTTGCCGCCGCATTTTTATAAACTGTAAATCTTGAACCACCAAGTTTTGCCCCTCTTTCAAAGTCCAAAATCCCTAATTCTACTCCTAGTTCATCATGTGATTTTATTTCAAAGTCAAACTCTCTTGGAGTTCCCCATTTTCTAACTTCCACATTATCATCTTCATCTTTTCCAACTGGAGTCGTATCACTTAATTTGTTTGGAATCGTATAAGCAAGTTCCAGCTGCTTTTCATCAATTTCTGCTACCTTTTGATCAAGTTCCTTAATCTTTGCACTGACAGTCTGCATTCTCGCAAGTAATTCAGCAGGATCTTTTCCTTCCTGTTTATATTTTCCTATCAATGCACTTGACTCATTTCTTTCCTTCTTCAGCATTTCCACTTCCTGAAGTAAATTTCTTCTATCCTCATCAAATTTCAGTAATGAATCCAAATCAAAGTCACTATTTCTATTTTTTAAATATTCTCTGACTTTATCAGCATTTTCTCTTATGTATCTCATTTCCAACATAATTTTTTTATTTCCTTTCTTTTTATATATATTTATATAGTATTTTTTTACTTTCACTTAAATTTTCAAAATCATAATTTTTACTAAATTCTATTTTTTTCACATTTTGAATATTATACTTTTCCACAATTTTATCATAGTTTTCCACATAAATTTTTTTGTAAAGTTCATCAGCTTGATTTTCCACAAAATAGTTTAAGTTTTCCACATTTTCAAAATTTAGGAAAGCTGAATCAGATTTTGTGAAATAATTTATGATATTTTTTATTATCTCATCTATTTTATCACGAATTTCGTTAAATTTTGAACCATTTTCAGTTTCAATTTTTTCTATCATTTTTTTTGCAAAAAAGGTTTTTACAAGTTTATTTGTATCTGTTGAAATTAATGAATAGTTGTATAAAATTTCAAAAAATTTATCTTTATCCCGATACAGCAGTTCATTTCCTAGTTTTACAGCATAAATTGATTCTTTGTTAAAAATACTTCTTCTGAATCCGTCTATTAATTTGGGAAGTTCAACTTTGCTTAACCGTTCTATTTTTTTGTCTTTTTCCTTAAATGTTTCCAAAAATTGTTTACTTATGATTTGTTTTATATTTTCATTTTTTTCATTTTTTTCATTTTCACTAAAATAAATGTATCCCAATTCCAGTATAAATGATGGTTCTTTAGTTGTTATTTTAAAATTTTTGCCAAGCTGGAAGTATTTTCGCTTTTCAAAATGATTTTTATATTTCAAAATAAATTGTGAAAAATTTTCTGTATTTAAAAATATATCTTCACTTTCCAGCTTTTTATTTTCAGTCAAAATTTAATTCCTCCCTTCTGCTTTATTTTCTAATCTTTGTAAAAAGCCTAAAATTTTTAATAATTACAATATTTTTATATTTGATTTTATAACTTTTATTTGTAAAATTTTGATTTCACCAAAACCTTAAATTCAATTTATTTTTCAACAATTTTAAATTGCATTTTCAAAATCATTAAATTTTCTATATTTTTATCAATTTTCACAATATCCTTTTCCGTTGTCAAAACATAATCGTAATTTTGAGATTTTTCCTTTATTTTCAAAATTTCTTCATTTGTGTAAACGTGATGATCTGTAAATTTTATTTCATCAATATTACTTGGATTTAATTTTTTTATTGTCTGATAAAATACAGCTGGATTTGCTATCGAAGAAAAAATCAGAACATTTTTATTTTTAATAATTTCCAATGGAAATTTTTCATTTCTTATATTGTTTTCATTATTTATTTTACCAAACTTTTTCCTATTTTCAAAATTTAATTTATAAAAATAACTTTCTTCAAAAGAAGCAACAGAAATCGGTTTTTGATATTTTGCGAGTCTTTCCTTAATTTTCGCAATTTCTTCTCTCGAAACATAGTTACTTTTTGTAATAATAATTTCATCAGCCCGCTTCAAAGCATCTAGTGACTCCCGCAATCGTCCCTTTGGCAAATAATCGTCCATTCCAAAAGGATTTGTTGCATCAATCAGAATTATATTTTTATCCTTTTTCAGTTTTCTATGCTGAAATCCGTCATCCATAATAATTGTTTCCACACCGCATTTTTCATTTAGAAAAGTTGCACCTTCATAACGATTTTTACAAACTACGACAGGAATTTGAAAATTTAAGGCATGCAAATAGGCTTCATCTCCTGATTCCTTTGAAGTGGCATAAATCTTTTTTTCATCCCGTACAAGCAGTAAATCAGTTTCCCGTTTTCCCTTGTAGCCTCGACTCAGAATTCCAACTTTTTTATTCTTTTCTAAATATTTTTGCACAAAATACTGCACAGCTGGTGTTTTCCCAGCCCCACCTGCCACGATATTTCCAATGCAAATTATTTCCACTCCATCAACCTTTTTTTCTTTAAAAATATTCAAATCATAAAGTTTATTTCGTAAAAATACGATAAATCCATATATAATCGACAATAATTTCATTAATTCTTCCTCAGCTTAACTTTCTTAATTAGTTTTCTATCAGTCCTTTGTAAATTGTTTCTAGCCGTCTAAATCTGTTTTTTATTCCAGATTTGGAAATTTCCATTAAGTCTGCCAGTTCCTGCAGGGACATTTCTTGATTTTCCATTCGGACTCTCGCAGTTTTACTTAGCACATCTGTTAATTCTGAAAGCCCCATTTTTTCATCAATTACTTTTATCATGCGAATCTGCTTTTCAGAAGCGGACAGTTTTTTAGTTTCATTTGCTATTTCCCAGTTCATGTTTCTATTAATTTTATTCCGAATTTCCTTATTTATCGTAACTTCTTCAAATTCAAAAAACGAATTTATTCCCCCAATTAAAAAAATTATATCTAAAATGTCTTCTGAATTTCTTAAATAAACAAGGCTCTTATTTTTTTTCTCTGTCTGAAAAACCTTTTTCCCCATCTGTTTAAACAAATAATACAAATAAGTGGCAGAATCTTCAGTATCCACAAAAAAATCCATTGCATAAGCCTTTTCTGGAGACTTTATATATCCACAACTAAGAAAAAAGCCTCTAATTATACCCGATAGCTGTTTTTCATTCTCCACAACTGAAAAATTTTTGTGAAAATAGATTTTTTTTAAAAATGATTTGTATTCCTTCTGATTGTGCTGAGTGGGAAAAAGTATCACTTCATACATTTTGTGTGTTCCAAGGCGTTTACTAATAACGTATTTTAGTTGAATTGGGATATTTGTTACTGCCCTTAAATTTGAATAAATTCTTTTAGCAAGCGAGACATTTTCAGTGCTGAAATAAATTCCATGTTCTGTAATTACATTCTTTGCAATAAAAATTCCAAAAAGTTCTGCATAAACAGCATCCTTATCTGAATTTTCCAAGTTGAAGATTTCTCTTTTTACATTTGCTGAATACGACATTTTTCCCCCTCCTTCTTTATATTTTTATTTTTCTCTGTTCGTGAACTACTCCCGCTTTTAAAAGCGGGAGCTTCTTGGGAAGTATCTGCTTTTGCTAGCCAAAATATATTTACCAAGCTCTTCGGGCAGTTCCTACCCTGCTTTCTTTTATTTTCCTAATATTCCATCATTTCTTTTCCAATGTTTTTTATATTCAATGCCGCATTGTAATCTCTATCAATTTCAATTCCGCAACACTCACATTTATAACTTCTTTCTGATAATTTAAGTTCCTCTTTAACGTTTCCACATTTACTACAAGTTTTCGATGATGGAAACCATTTATTTATCCTCAAAAATTGTTTCCCTAAAAACATCAGTTTATACTCAAACATTCTCAAAAACATTCCCCATCCATTATCTCCTACACTTTTCCCAAAATTTAATGCCTGAATCATCCCTTTCATATTCAGATCCTCAACAACCACAGCATTATATGCTTCAGACAATTTTTGATATATTCATGCAATTTTGATATTTTCGCTTTTTGCTTATACAAATTTTTAGAAAATTTCACTTTTCTTGACAATGACTTTTGTAATTTTTTAAACTCTTCTTCCAACATCCTAAAATATCTTGGATAATCAGCCCTTTGGTTTTCAGAACTGACAAATAATTCAGATATTGAAAAGTCAAGCCCAATTACTTTATCATTACTTGGTATTTTTTGAATTTCTTTTTCAAATTCTGTCAAAACAGAAACATAGTAATTTCCATTACTGTTTGTTAGTGTTACCGACTTTATCTTGTAATCTTCTAGTATTTCTCTTCGATATTTTATACAAAAATTGTATCATAGACGTATCCTTTTTTAATTTTTTTACAAAAAAAGCAATTCATCTCCCACTTATAGAAAGCCTACGACTTCTTGCTGTCTTTTTGTTAAAACTAGAACAAACCTAATAATTTACTGTTCTGGCATTTCCTGATTTATCATAATAAGTCCAAGTTCCTGTTCTTTTTCTTCCCCTAATGCTTCCATCAAATCCAAGATTTCCATTTGTGTAATAACCTTTTACTGTTCCAGTTTCTCCACTCATATTTGCTTCATACAAAAGTCTTCCATTTTCGTAGTAAACGTTCATTTTCCCATTTATTTCATCATTTACATAGTTAATTTCAGATTTTTTTGTTCCATTCGAATTCCATTCAGTAAATAATCCATTTTTTTGATTATCTGAATAATTTCCTTGTGATTTTCTTGCACCGTTTTCATAGTATTCTGTCCAAGTTCCAGTCATTTTTCCGTCAATATAGCTTCCTACGACTTCCTGAGCTCCTGTTTTGGCATAATATGATGTATAATTTCCACTTAGCTGGTCATTTTTATACTGATATTTTTTCCATAATTTTCCATTTTCAGTATAGACCATCCAGTCTCCTTCTTTTTTTCCATTATTGTAATTTCCTAGTGTAAATCTTGTTCCGTTGGCATAATATTCATCATATTTTCCGTTTAATGTTCCGTTGTTTAGATTGACAACAAGTTTTCTTTTACCTTCATCTGTTATTCTGTATTCTCCACTTCCTGTAAGCTGATAAGTATTCGAGTCAATTCTTTTTGCATCTTCTGGACTTATAGAGCTTACTTTTGATAAATTGACTTTTCCAAAACTTGTTCCATAATTTGCAAATATATCTTTTCCGTAAGAAACTGCTGACAATACTATCATTCCAGCGATTAATAATATTTTTTTGTTACTTATTTTTTTCATTTTTCCATCTCCTAAATTTTTTATCTTGTTAATTTTATTAACACCTTTGTATATTATAACAAATTTTCTTTGTTTTTTAAACTAAATTTTCCTTATTTTACATTATTAGCAAACTTGGCTTCAATAACAATATCAATCCTAAAATTATCATTAGAATTCCACCAAATAAATTTACCCATTTTGAATATTTTGTAGTTAATTGTAATTGATTTACACTTAGTAACGCCAGTCCAAAAACAATTATATCATCAATCATATATCCAATTATATAAATAATTGTGTAAAATTGTCTTGCCCAAAAAGATACATCGTTTATTTGTAAAATTTTTGTATAAGTTTGAGGAATCCCAACTGAACAGGCAAATTCTATTACATTTACAGACAATGCCAATCCGATTATTCCCAGTGCGGTTAGCAATGTAAATGGCTTGTTAGCTATATCCTTTATTTTTCTGGAAATTTTGGCTCTTTGTTCCAAGTTTGTCACTTCACATTCCAATGTATCGCCTTTTTTCAAATAATTTTTTATAAAGAAAATTCCGCCGATAATTCCAACAATTCCGACAATTGGAGTTACCCATTTATCCAGACCTACAAAATCCCACGTGTAAATCCACGCATTCAAAATCAAAAAATACATTATAGCTTCTGCAAAAATAAACAGTCCAGCCACTCTAAACATTTTCACTTTATTTCCAACTGCAATTAATGCCGTCAAAAATAAAACAAGAACCCACATTGCACAAGGATTGAATCCATCAATTGTTCCTAATATTATTGACATTGTCAATAAGGAGTAATTTGTTAAGTCAATTGTTTTGTTAATAATCGGAATATTTACAAGCACCTGATTTTCAGCACCTTTTGTAAGTCCTGGAATTTCACAGACGGAATCTCCAGTACATACTGCACCGTTGCTGCTCACATTCCCATTTTCAGCCTGTCCGCTTTTTAAATATTCTTTCAAGCTCAGAACTTTATCTTTTGTCTTTCCAGAATTTATAAGATTTTCAATTTCCTTTCCAGTAGTTTCCGCCGTATTAAATCCTTGAATGATATGTCCGTCAATATAAATAATTGGAGTCCCTTTGACGAGTTTCAGCTTGGACGTAGTTTCATCAAAAAATGCCTTATTTTCCTTACTTTCATCAATTTTATGCTCCACATATTCAAAATCGTCTCTTTTTGTTGACAATTCTTTCAGAAATTTCTCTAAGTTTACACAATTTTTACAGTCTTTTCTCCCAAAATACTCAATTTTTACTTTTTTTGCCTGATTATTTCCAGCAGAATAATTAATCTGGCTTACAAAAAATACACCCAAAATTATAATTACTAGCCCGAAAATTTTATTCGTTACCGCTCCAGCCTTAAAACCATTTCTCCAAAACATACTTTTTCACACCTTTCCTTTTCTATTTAATTTAAAAATTACTATTTTTAATAATTTTTATTTTTTGTAAATCATAACTGTACTGACCGCATATTCCCTGCTATGCGAAATACTAATCTGTATTACCAAGCCTTGTGCCTTTTCCTCTATCGCATTATACAGCGTAACATAAGGCTTTCCCCTCTCATCATTCAAAATCTCAATATCACTTAGCGAAAAACCATAAACTCCTGTTCCAAATGCTTTGGAAACAGCTTCTTTTGCCGCAAATCTGCCTGCATAACTGGCATATGGATTTTTCTTTTTCTCAATATGCTCAATTTCCTTTTCAGTATAAACTTTTTTCTTAAACAAAGCTGTCTGATTAATTGCCTTTTCAATTCGTGATATTTCGATAATATCCGTTCC contains:
- the acpS gene encoding holo-ACP synthase, yielding MEIYGIGTDIIEISRIEKAINQTALFKKKVYTEKEIEHIEKKKNPYASYAGRFAAKEAVSKAFGTGVYGFSLSDIEILNDERGKPYVTLYNAIEEKAQGLVIQISISHSREYAVSTVMIYKK
- a CDS encoding glutaredoxin family protein; the encoded protein is MFWRNGFKAGAVTNKIFGLVIIILGVFFVSQINYSAGNNQAKKVKIEYFGRKDCKNCVNLEKFLKELSTKRDDFEYVEHKIDESKENKAFFDETTSKLKLVKGTPIIYIDGHIIQGFNTAETTGKEIENLINSGKTKDKVLSLKEYLKSGQAENGNVSSNGAVCTGDSVCEIPGLTKGAENQVLVNIPIINKTIDLTNYSLLTMSIILGTIDGFNPCAMWVLVLFLTALIAVGNKVKMFRVAGLFIFAEAIMYFLILNAWIYTWDFVGLDKWVTPIVGIVGIIGGIFFIKNYLKKGDTLECEVTNLEQRAKISRKIKDIANKPFTLLTALGIIGLALSVNVIEFACSVGIPQTYTKILQINDVSFWARQFYTIIYIIGYMIDDIIVFGLALLSVNQLQLTTKYSKWVNLFGGILMIILGLILLLKPSLLIM
- a CDS encoding toxin-antitoxin system YwqK family antitoxin — translated: MKKISNKKILLIAGMIVLSAVSYGKDIFANYGTSFGKVNLSKVSSISPEDAKRIDSNTYQLTGSGEYRITDEGKRKLVVNLNNGTLNGKYDEYYANGTRFTLGNYNNGKKEGDWMVYTENGKLWKKYQYKNDQLSGNYTSYYAKTGAQEVVGSYIDGKMTGTWTEYYENGARKSQGNYSDNQKNGLFTEWNSNGTKKSEINYVNDEINGKMNVYYENGRLLYEANMSGETGTVKGYYTNGNLGFDGSIRGRKRTGTWTYYDKSGNARTVNY